TTATCCTTATGATCTCTAATTGTTGAGGAGTAAATGTTGTAAATTCATCTATCCAAATCTCGCTATTTGCATAAATATTATTAGCTAACAACTTTTTAGCTAACAAAGTAAGCTCATCATCAGTATCTATATAAGAGCTGTGCATTTTTACATTAAACTCCTCATATATTAAAGATAATTCTCTTATCTTTTCAACTAATTCATTATCATCTATTTTATCTGTTAAATCTCTTAAAGCATCTATGTCTATATTATATTTTTTAAATTCAGTAATTAATTCAGATATTATATTATTAAAACCTTGTTCTCTAGACATTTTTTTAAAATAGCTTAAATCATCTATTTTTTCATTTAATACTTTGTTAATTAACATGTGCTTACCAGTGTCTTTTATAATTTGTTTTACTCTTCCACCGCATTCTTCAAATACCTTTTGACACATAGTTCTAAAGCTCAATACATGAGTATTTAAAGCTGCTCTTTCACCTATATGATTTAAAACCTTATTTTCAGTAGTAAAAGTATACTGCTCTGGAACTAATAATATTATCTTCTTTTCTTTATCTGAATCTATTAACTTTTTTATTTGATTTATACAAAATAAACTCTTTCCACTACCTGCTCTTCCATAAATAAACCTTATACTCATAATTACTCCTATATTTTTATTTAATAATTTATAAAACCATCTCTTTTTTTAGAATGCCCATAATTATTATGTCCATATACTTTCCATCTATATAATATATGGCTTTCCTTATTTTCTCTTCAACAAAACCACACTTCTTATAACATTTTATAGCTCTTATATTTTCTGCCGCAACCTCTAATTGTATTTTTCTTGCATTTAAATCATCAAACAAATACTTAATTAATGTTTTTATAGCATCTTGACCATACCCTCTGTTCCAATATTTTTTTCCTATAGTAATACCTATTGAATAAACATTGTTCCAATGATCATTTGGTTTATAAGTCATAAATCCTACTAAAACATTCTTTTTATTAATTATACTTACTGCTTTTCTTTCATATATGCTAACATTACTTGAATCTTCATCAATATGAATTTTTTCATCAATATCTAACATCTTATCATTATATTTTTTTACTTCATAATCG
The Clostridium cagae genome window above contains:
- a CDS encoding GNAT family N-acetyltransferase; protein product: MLKGEKVYLRLIQVSDIKRLYDLSNDYEVKKYNDKMLDIDEKIHIDEDSSNVSIYERKAVSIINKKNVLVGFMTYKPNDHWNNVYSIGITIGKKYWNRGYGQDAIKTLIKYLFDDLNARKIQLEVAAENIRAIKCYKKCGFVEEKIRKAIYYIDGKYMDIIIMGILKKEMVL